The DNA window TGCAAAATACGGCATCAAATGCTTTGTTGGTGGGCTTTAAGTTACGGATTCAGGTCAATATCAACATGCACCCCATTCATTGAGAAAATGGCCAACGATTGAATCTCAACAGTTGTTTCAGGTTCGCGAGCGAGCGTTACATTCCCACTCGCCATACGAAGCGGCTGAGCAACAGCTTGTGCCGCATTAGTACCAAGCGAAATAACCCTATCAATTTCTCCTGTACCTACTGCTCGAGCTACTTCCGATTGAAAATAGAACGCAGGAATTTCCGAGGAAACCTTCGAAAGCTCAATCAATCGATCAGGTGTCGCCAGATATGCAAGACGACCAATACAATATCTTGCTTTAGGCAAAACACGTTTGGCGGCAAAGCCACTTACCTGAGATAGTTGGTCAAGCGATTGACAAAGCTTCTGATCATACTGAGACCGGAGCATCCGCGCCTGATTCAAAACACTCTCAGGTGAAATCTTACGCACAACTTTTTGGAACCACTGCCTTTGAATCAGATCGCGTGACCTAGCCACGAATCGTCTGTCTCTTACCGCACCTGTGTAATCGGGCAATGGCATACGAAACCCTTCGTTGAACAAAGAATTTCGTATTTCAACTGCCTTCTCAGGGTGCCAAAGTAGAAGTCGCTTTAAATCGCCGACTAGCGTCATCCATGAGATTGGCTGTCTACTATCCGCGAAGTCATGCTCTCCGTGTAGCCACTCTAATGGGCTGATACTCATACTTTTATCTGAGTTCTCATCATGTAGTTCTAAATCCAGATCTCTCAAAAGGCTATGCAAAAGAGCAGATGAACTGCAAACTTCCTCTACCGAACCAACAAGCACAACATCATCCACATACCTGAAGTATTGTGCCGATGCTGTCGCAAGTGCCTCATCGACCTTGGCGAGTACAAGATTCCCTATAAGATGGCTGAACATAGGCCCTGTTAGAATCCTGCCAGGCTCATTCTGATTTGTACTGCCATGATCAAAAAGTAGTTTTTCACCGAGCGATCGAAAGCGAGAAGACAAGCCTGACTTGCTACATGCTTCCTCCCATACCCGATGACCAATTTCAGTCTTTATTGAAGGATAAAATCGTTTGATATCGAAAAACTGAACAACTGCATTTGGTTGTTCTCGGCAAACGGCTGATATAGCTGCATGACGATCTTTTAGCCCATTCATGTAGCGCGAGAACACTCCTGAAAGATCATTATCTTCCACTGGCAAATAGCTGAACACGCGCTTGTGAAGTGAAAACGCCTTGCCTATATTGGCGCATTCGCTTATCAGAACAGCTTCAGCAAGTGCTTCATTTGGTCCTGGAAGGTACATCTCCCGGTGACTAATCGAACCATTAGCATTAACGCCCTTAAAATGT is part of the Gammaproteobacteria bacterium genome and encodes:
- a CDS encoding RNA-directed DNA polymerase, translating into MKIRPGTFAIRAVNQYRRRDVLSYLGLRYYLENSATLTDHWARDVAVDLVLHRTDPGYMRAKHFKGVNANGSISHREMYLPGPNEALAEAVLISECANIGKAFSLHKRVFSYLPVEDNDLSGVFSRYMNGLKDRHAAISAVCREQPNAVVQFFDIKRFYPSIKTEIGHRVWEEACSKSGLSSRFRSLGEKLLFDHGSTNQNEPGRILTGPMFSHLIGNLVLAKVDEALATASAQYFRYVDDVVLVGSVEEVCSSSALLHSLLRDLDLELHDENSDKSMSISPLEWLHGEHDFADSRQPISWMTLVGDLKRLLLWHPEKAVEIRNSLFNEGFRMPLPDYTGAVRDRRFVARSRDLIQRQWFQKVVRKISPESVLNQARMLRSQYDQKLCQSLDQLSQVSGFAAKRVLPKARYCIGRLAYLATPDRLIELSKVSSEIPAFYFQSEVARAVGTGEIDRVISLGTNAAQAVAQPLRMASGNVTLAREPETTVEIQSLAIFSMNGVHVDIDLNP